AACCAAGATCCCCAAATCTCGAAAACCCTAGAGTCTCCAATTCGACGAGGACGATGTTGCGTTTGTTGTTGGCTAAGGTAATCGAGAGAGAGATCCTTGTCTCTGGTGTGTTTATTTTGATATTGCGTTTGTTTCAGATCACTTATTTTTGAATGAATAACTATGCAGCAGTCTTGTCGTATCAAGGGGAGGTTGCAGTATCGTGAATTTTCATCCGTGAGTGAGAAAGGTATCTCATTAGTTATTGGCATATCGAAATCTATTCTTGAGTCTAATTTTTTTTTTTTTTTTTTTATTTGTTAGCTGTGTCGAAATTTTTTGGATACTGCGTTGTAGCGGCCTTTGGTGGTGGTGGATTCGTGCTCGGTAAGCTTTTTTAATTATTTATTTTAGTGAAACCGTCTTCTTCATGAAACCTGTTTGTTTGGTTTCTTCTCCAGGTGGTGTGACAACAAGCCCCGTCTCAAAGGGGCTTCGGGAAAATGAAGAGGTAAATAACCTCGAGGGATTGGGATAAAGTCTTTTTTCTTCTTCTTCTTTCTTTCTTTTCCTATATAATTCTTCTTTTCGTTTTTTTTTTCAGCTTTTCATTAAAGATCTCCAAAGTCTGGAAAAAATGGAGGCCAGTATGGGCAAGTGGACAGAGGAAATGAAGTGATGGTAATTGGTTGTGTCCAATTATTGTAATAACTACTTTGTGTCTTTAAATCTTTTTAATGTTTTGTTATATGTGGGCTTAGACTGTGGTTGTGTCTCTAAATCTTTGTTCATTTCTGCGTACATGTCTTCTATCATCGGCTTCCATAGCCTTACCCGCGCTTTTATAAACCAGTTTGATACCTTTCATCACACACAACAAACAAGCCACACTTATAACACTTGCTATTTGGGTTTGAGTAACAAAACGTATGTGCGTCTAAAGTCAAAACATACCTGACTTCTTGTTAATCCACTTCGTATAGCAAGAAGATGTTTCTCTGAATCGTTTGGGTAACTATACTCAAAAGAGAATACAACGATATCATTTGCTTAGCTAACAAATTGTCATCAAAAAGTATATAAGACTAAATAAAGAGTTAATTCTTGCGGGTGCAGAAAGTTTTGGAACATCCATGTACGTAGAACCGAGACTGATTTCTCCGGCAAGCCTCCAAATCTGATGGTTCTTACGTTTTAGCTGCTGAGGAAGGCAATTCTGTTGGAAGATCGAGTCTTCTTGAGACTTCTCTTTGCCTCTCTCAAACTGATCCCATCATAAGTATCTTCTTGCTGATCCTCTCTCTTAGGTTCTTGTATAAGAAGGAAATGGTTTGGAGTGCAAACCCCGGGTGTGTAGCTGAGGATCTAACTCCGTTGCTGCATGGAACGCTGATACAACCGTATGTATCTCGTCAACACAATGACTATATCGATCATCCACCTGAAGAAAAAGATCAACTTAAAACACTTTCTTAGCTTATGTAAATATGTATATGAATGTATATACCCATTTGAAGAAGATCCAGGAGATGGGTTTTCTTTGCTTCTAATGCTTGTCTTTGTGAACCGCCACCAAGAAACTCGTTTAGATTCTCATAACATGAAGTAAAGTCCGAGTTTGTACCCTCTGACTCGGTTCCTCGAGATGAAAAGTAGCATTGAGGATTAGTCTCTAAGCCGTTGAGGGAGTATGTGGCAAAATGAGATAGTATTTCTTGAACAGAGTGAAGGTACTTTGAGCCAAATATGACTTGAGAGACGTTATTAGAAACGTCTTTGCTGCTAGAAGAAGCATGCTCTGAGGTTATTCTAGTAGATTTAGCAGCAGCACAAAGACTTATCTCCGAGCCAGGGTCGGGCCTGAAAAATATTGGCCCACAAGCAAAAAATTATTTTTGGCCCTTTGATTTCATAAAAACAGTGAAAATATTGAAAAAACGGTTTGGAGATTTGATCCCAGGTCCATTTCCCTACTTAGAGTAAAGTTACCAGTAGAGCTACATGATCTCTTTGTTTATTATTGGCCCTTAAAAGATATATGTTTTTTTCGGGCCCCAAGCACATGCTTGATGGGCTTATATTCAGGCCCGGCCCTGCTCCGAGCACTCATCAGAAACATCTGCGGCGAGACTTAACGAGGGCTCGTTTCTTGGGAAATTTTCTTCATCGAATGTAGAGAGTATTGGTATGCTCGGACCAACAACACCTTCTACGCATGGATATGCATGAAAATCACTATTATCTCCAAGACTCCACTTGTTGTTTGAGGGAACATCATATGGTCTTAGATGATCCATAGGCTGAAGTGGAGGAGGAGGAGGAGCCATGGCCTCAAAGCTGGTTTCTTGAACATTGATAGATCTTGAAGTAGATGATAAGTACTTGTTAGCAGGGTCAGCCCTGAAAGTTTGGAGGCCTAAAACCATTTAGTAAAGACTTCAAAAATTTGGGAGTCTAAAATTTTTTTTTTTACAAATTGGAGGCCTATTTACGTATAAAGATTTTCAAAAATTTTGGGGGTTCAAGGCGAATGTTTCATTGGGCTTGGCCCTGCTTGTTAGTGAGGAAAGAGTTGAAGATTTCAAATCCACCCATTTGTAGAGGATCTTGTCTGATGGAATTCCATGGAAGCATTGTTGAAAATGAAGTGGAATCTTCTCTCGAAGGTATCATATCCATGAGAAGGTGGTTTTGATTAGTCATAACATTGTCCAGAGAACTAAAAGTGTTGTTGTTGACTTGTTGTCCATTGGGTCTAAAGCCTAATATTAATGGTAAGCTTGGAGAAGAAAGCTTAACAAGAAGTCGTACTTAAAGCACCATGAAAATGAAAAATGTACATGGTTACGGAGCTAATTGACTTCAGTGCCATTGCTTAAACTCATTTTTTAACTCGGGAATCATAATGTCTTTTTAGTAAGAGTCAATCGGTTGAAAACCCTAAACAAATGAAAATACCTATGATTTGACTCATTTGTCTCTATGGAAAAAGGTATAACATTGTGGGATTTAGGGTGCGGGAGCTTTCAGCGACTCAAAATTACACATTAAGGTGGATGAATTCTTGCTTTCACAATTAAATAATGAATCTTTTTTTATCTGTTTTTTTTTTTGTCGACCAATCAAACTAAATAATATATACATCTATTGATCGGAGAACAAATACGTCTATGCTTATATGTATAAGCATGCAAACGAAAAAATTATTTAATTAGCTTCTACAATATGTAAATTTTGCATATTTAGACACATTTTGAAAACATTCTTCGCACGGTGACATTTTTAACTTTAATATTGATTTTGCAAAAAAATATCTATTTATGCTACAACTTATCATGATCAGCCCGTTTTCAAATTTTATTTGATTTTTGTTGTATATATTCAAGTTGTTGGGGTTTGCTTTCTTTAGCCTTTAGGTTAACAACGATGATTTCGTCTCAAAGAAGCCTAAATTGATATCAACTCTTTCTTGGTGAAGAGATGTTGATACATGTGTTTTCTTGGTCAGTCTTTTGAAGCTAATGTGATTTTAGTATCATTTATTTTGTTGGGTTTGGTGTTTTCTTTTATTGGCTATGTTGATGGAGGGTTCATTTGAAATTGATTGTATCAGGAGAAACATTAACGTTCTCCAGTATGGCTATGAACTCTTCGAGAGTTGTTGTATTTTTTTTTTTCATAAGAGATACATCTTCTGTGTAGGATTTCTAATCTCATCCTTTTTTAAGATTTTTTTAAAATGATTCCGTATTGGTTTTGTTTTCTTTTATGGTTCTTGGTACATCTTATCTATTGTTTTTTATTGGCATCTTGTTTATGTATTTCGTGACCATGTATCTATCAAGATTTCTTTTAATAATATTTAAGATGACAGGAGATGGAATTGAAATTACAGACAGTATGTTTAATATTCTTTTAGTTATAAATGTGGTTTTGTTTTTTTTAAAAAAAAAAAAAAAAATCTCTCCCGTTAGTTTAGATTCTTAGATACTAAAAAAACTCGGAAAATACAAAGTTATAACGTACGTATAAGAAACAACAGGAAATTATAACGGACCCATCATTTTACATAGGCCCGACGGTCCAACAACTTAATGTAGATAAATAGCCCTTTCGCTCAAAAAGACGTAAATAACCTTACCTCTCACTCTCCAATTGGTAATAAATTCGGATCCCTAAAAATTCTGGAAACTACGATTCTCCGATTCCGAAGATGATGCGTCTCCGGGTTGCTGCCGCTGCTAAGGTACTCTGTTAGATTATATTTAGCTCTGGGTTTCTTATAATTGTCTCTGTCTGATATTGAGAGAAAAAATAAAAAAAAATGCAGCAGAGTCGGCGAGTGTTTTCTCCCCGTGCTTCTGAGTCTGCTTCATCTCCGGAACCTTCTCCCGTCCAGTGGTTTAAGTCCATCAAGGCTGCTGCTTCCCACTGCATCCTTCAAGGTCTCGTGAAGAGTTGCAACGCTAGCCCTTTGTGCGCCAAGAGCATCTGCTGCTTCGCGACCAGATCCGAGAAGTGGAAGAGGCGCGTCAACCTATTGCACTATACCGGAACCCCGTTGACCTCCAAAGTGTTCGTGTGGAATAACAAGGCTTCTTTGATCCGAGCTTGTGAGAATGTAAGTCAAACGTACACGGGTACTTTGATTACGGCTGTTGTTGGGCTCTCGGGATTTGCTATCACCCACTGGGTACGTCACTACGACCTGAAAGGTGCAGACAAGAGGTTCGCTGCTATCGAGCGTCGCCAACGTGCTCTTAAGGCTTATCAGGCATACATGGTTACTCGGTTTAATAGGGAGTTAAACATTGTGAATCAGCAGATGGGGAAGATTCAGTATGAGTTCTGCGAGATGGAGAAGATTCTTCAACAACTCGAGAAGAATAACAAGAAGTAGGAATCTTGACCATCCTCTGACTTTTGTTTGTGTAATAATGATTTGACATGTGTTGTTTATGCTTACTATGAGATCTACTACTCGAGGAAGGTCGTTTTTAAGTGATATTTTTGGCAAAAATGATTATAATAACCCATTCCATTACATAAAATATATAAATAACACACATCAATCATGGTTTTTGTTTACATCACAAAACTAGAAGAACTAGGTGTTTAAATTTTTTATAACTATTTACTAATAGGCCATCAATCATTCATTACTAGTTAAAAGTAGCTTGTTTTGAAAAAAAACTCCCAGAGAAGTATTTTATGCTTTGTGTATTATAATACTTTGATTTGGGCCATTTGTGTATAATGAATCGGGTTTGGATTTAGAATCTTAGTTGGACACAATCAGATTTAAAGGTGAAATTAGCAACAAGACATAAAAAAAATCATTTAGACATTAGGTAATGATTTCATTAACAAATTTAAAAAAATAAAAAAAATTAACGTAAATTAACATGATCACTTCGTAATCGTGGGAGGGTTTAAAATACATAGAAGATACAGTATGATCTATCACAAAAAAATGGGCCACATTTGTCCAATGGGCCGGATTTGGACTGAAAATACGGCCCAGGGTAAAAATAAATAATTCTAACCAAGGAAAGCCGAAGCCCTAATCTTACGACACCCGAAGCAAAGGAAGGAAGGATTCAGCGGAACAAAAGAAGATGATGATGATGATGAAGCAGCAGGCGCAGACGATTTTGGCCAAGGTTAAGCTAAGAATCATTATTTTATTCCGGATCCTCCCTCTCGATTTGTCAATTGGTGATCGTAGTATTGTCTGTGTTCTGCAGTATGGTCGGAGAGGGATTTCATCCGTCGCCGCTTCCCCCATGTCCTCGAGGGTCAAGCATGTTTGGGAGAATCAGAACAAATTAGTTCTTGGTTTAGCGTTCTTTGGTGGATGGTTCGCCAAAGCCTCCATAAGTATGGTTCTTTGAATTCATGTTATAGATGTTTCCAACATTAATTCTCTAGAATGTAACTATTTCTCGTTCCTGTTTCCAATGAATGGATGTTTCAGATGTTTTCAAGAGAAGAGAGGATTGGTACAGAGTACACAGATTTTTTGATGAGGAGGAGAAGCGTCTTGAAGAGAAATGTGCCCGTTTTCAAAAGGTAAGTCAAGTTTGATACCTTTTATTAAATAAATCACATGTTCAAACCATTTGTTTTATTTCATGAATGGCAGGAACTGGATGATGATGTCTAGGCTACAATTGATTGTTTTTTTTGTTGTGTTGTTTGGTGTTTTATCCGCACTCTCGTACTAATTTAGTGGTGGCTTGCTTCTTGTCTTGTGTTCGTTTGGTGTTTTGAAACTGTTTTTTCTCTTCTTCATCTCCTATAATATGTTTCCACTTGCAAACCTACTCTACGTTGTATCTATGGAAGAAGTATGTGTTTCCTTGTTATCAATCTTGCGGTTTTTTTTCCTACAACAATGGTATAAAATTTACGCTTACATACATTACGTTTACCCATGTACAAGTACAACCATAATCAATATTACGTTTTCTCTGGCTTATTAATATAAATCTAGCTATCAAATATTTTATTCAATTCATAGAAACATATAAATTATATGTTATTTGGAAGATGTCCAAATTTAGCCTATATATTTTCAATCAAATCATTTTTTAGTTGCTGATGGGCTTGTCTGTTCCGAACTTTTGTTCGACGATCAATTGTATCCCCGAGATTTGTAGCCATATTGACGGAATATGTAAGATCCACATCTTCTCCTTGTTGAAATTCGAAAACATCATGCTGAGTGAATGAATCTCGTTGATTAAAGAATTAAAGAGTTAAAGAGTTAAACTACAAGAGACGAAATATGTGAGACGGCAATCATAACATCAGCGAATCTAACAAACTACAAGTTACCATGCTATCTAACAATAACAACTACTCGACCTCAATTTGATTTACTCAAACACAAACCATACAATCAGAAACAACGTTCATATCATCACAACAAATAAGAGAGAAAAAAAAATCAGAAACGACATTCATATCATTCATACAATCAGAAACGACATTCATATCATCACAACAAATAAGAGAGAAAAAAAAATCAGAAACGACATTCATATCATTCATACAATCAGAAACGACATTCATATCATCACAACAAATAAGAGAGAAAAAAAAATCAGAAACGACATTCATATCATTCATACAATCAGAAACGACATTCATATCATCACAACAAATAAGAGAGAAAAAAAAAATCAGAAACGACATTCATATCATCGACAATAACAAGGACATCCTCTATAACTCATAACGGAAAAAAAAAGCCACTAGCCTCAGAACAAACGAACTACAACAGACGCCAATCATATCATCAGCGAATCAAACAAACATCAAGTTAACATGCAATCTGACAATAACAACTACTTGACCTCAAGTTAACATGCAATCTATGCGGAGTTCGTAGATCGACAATAACAAGGACAT
This sequence is a window from Brassica oleracea var. oleracea cultivar TO1000 chromosome C1, BOL, whole genome shotgun sequence. Protein-coding genes within it:
- the LOC106294668 gene encoding uncharacterized protein LOC106294668 isoform X1 is translated as MMRLRVAAAAKQSRRVFSPRASESASSPEPSPVQWFKSIKAAASHCILQGLVKSCNASPLCAKSICCFATRSEKWKRRVNLLHYTGTPLTSKVFVWNNKASLIRACENVSQTYTGTLITAVVGLSGFAITHWVRHYDLKGADKRFAAIERRQRALKAYQAYMVTRFNRELNIVNQQMGKIQYEFCEMEKILQQLEKNNKK
- the LOC106294668 gene encoding uncharacterized protein LOC106294668 isoform X2, which codes for MMRLRVAAAAKSRRVFSPRASESASSPEPSPVQWFKSIKAAASHCILQGLVKSCNASPLCAKSICCFATRSEKWKRRVNLLHYTGTPLTSKVFVWNNKASLIRACENVSQTYTGTLITAVVGLSGFAITHWVRHYDLKGADKRFAAIERRQRALKAYQAYMVTRFNRELNIVNQQMGKIQYEFCEMEKILQQLEKNNKK